In Plasmodium chabaudi chabaudi strain AS genome assembly, chromosome: 9, the following proteins share a genomic window:
- a CDS encoding 13 kDa ribonucleoprotein-associated protein, putative: MDSSDAANNSDAQENTTEVNAKIFPLASPELTNQILDVIQRATVYRQLRRGANEAVKSLHKGISELVVLAADAKPLEIISHIPLVCEDKNTPYVYVRSKMALGRACGISRSVIATSIITKDGSPLETQITELKDLIEQMLI, translated from the exons atggATTCATCAGATGCTGCAAATAACTCCGATGCTCAGGAAAATACAACAGAAGTTaatgcaaaaatatttccattaGCATCTCCAGAATTGACCAATCAAATATTAGACGTCATACAAAGGGCAACTGTGTACAGACAACTTAGAAGAGGCGCGAATGAGg ctGTTAAAAGTTTGCATAAGGGAATATCGGAATTAGTCGTTTTAGCAGCAGATGCTAAGCCATTAGAAATCATTTCTCACATCCCCTTAGTTTGTGAAGATAAG aACACCCCGTATGTGTATGTTCGAAGCAAAATGGCGTTAGGACGTGCTTGCGGAATATCGAGATCCGTGATAGCAACTTCAATAATTACAAAAGATGGATCACCATTAGAAACGCAAATAACAGAATTAAAAGATTTGATAGAACaaatgttaatataa